Proteins from one Nicotiana tabacum cultivar K326 chromosome 23, ASM71507v2, whole genome shotgun sequence genomic window:
- the LOC107776844 gene encoding uncharacterized protein LOC107776844 isoform X3: MRINDLAFFTFCRTETLKRHLSVTREGGVQELKKIAAGFEEKIYTAATSQQDYLRKISLKMLTMETKSQNPMTNSSNAASSGQNAHDPGNAYFGSEGTAPAGAAVGVLDAADWRIQLLPDSRQSIVNKITETLKRHLSVTRQEGVQELMKIAVGFEEKIYTAATSQPDYQRKISLKMLTMETKSQNPMTNSANAASSGQNAHDPGTTPAGTAAGAMDAVDWRTQLLPDSRQRIVNKITETLKRHLPVTGEEGVQELKKIAVRFEEKIYTAAISQPDYLRKISLKMLTMETKSQHPMTNSTNAASSGQNALGPDSCQEREITQGSMKRKRENSGDNVEEHNDQILPTFTCEICTEVVPITMKFNNFHSCNHSFCSKCIERHVEVKIQLRIADIQCPYVDCGKLLDPLVCRTMIPLSIFEEWCDLLCRQAHLGFEKCYCPYQDCGEVIVKECEDVVGKSECPNCRRLICFQCGLPWNVCEENGCSKVNDTLFKELVEQKQWTKCPSCNMYVERIAGCNHMQCRCNFCFCYKCGKSPTAQRRWCRCK; encoded by the exons ATGAGAATAAATGACCTAGCATTTTTTACCTTCTGCAG AACCGAGACCTTAAAGAGGCATCTTTCTGTCACTAGGGAAGGAGGAGTTCAGGAGCTCAAGAAAATTGCAGCGGGGTTTGAGGAAAAGATCTATACTGCTGCTACAAGTCAA CAAGATTATCTACGAAAAATATCTCTAAAGATGCTTACTATGGAGACAAAATCTCAAAATCCTATGACCAATTCGAGCAATGCTGCAAGTAGTGGTCAGAATGCCCATGACCCAG GAAATGCATATTTTGGGAGTGAAGGTACCGCCCCAGCTGGAGCTGCAGTCGGAGTTCTGGATGCCGCTGATTGGCGGATTCAACTTCTACCTGATTCTCGTCAAAGCATTGTCAACAAgat AACCGAGACCTTAAAGAGACATCTTTCTGTCACTAGACAAGAAGGAGTTCAGGAGCTTATGAAAATTGCTGTGGGGTTTGAGGAAAAGATCTATACTGCTGCTACAAGTCAG CCAGATTATCAACGGAAAATATCTCTAAAGATGCTGACTATGGAGACAAAATCTCAAAATCCTATGACCAATTCGGCCAATGCTGCAAGTAGTGGTCAGAATGCCCATGACCCAG GTACCACCCCAGCTGGAACTGCAGCCGGAGCTATGGACGCCGTGGATTGGCGGACTCAACTTCTACCTGATTCTCGTCAAAGGATTGTCAACAAgat AACCGAGACCTTAAAACGGCATCTTCCTGTCACTGGAGAAGAAGGAGTTCAGGAGCTCAAGAAAATTGCAGTGAGGTTTGAGGAAAAGATCTATACTGCTGCTATAAGTCAG CCAGATTATCTACGAAAAATATCTCTAAAGATGCTGACTATGGAGACAAAATCTCAACATCCTATGACCAATTCGACCAATGCTGCAAGTAGTGGTCAGAATGCCCTTGGTCCAG ATTCCTGCCAGGAAAGGGAAATTACTCAAGGAAGCAtgaagagaaagagagaaaactcGGGAGATAATGTTGAAGAGCATAATGATCAAATTCTACCAACATTTACATGTGAAATATGCACTGAAGTTGTTCCAATAACCATGAAATTCAACAATTTCCATAGTTGCAATCATTCTTTTTGCTCAAAATGCATAGAGAGGCACGTCGAAGTGAAAATCCAACTAAGGATTGCTGATATACAGTGCCCATATGTAGATTGTGGGAAACTTTTGGACCCTCTAGTATGTAGAACGATGATTCCCTTATCGATTTTCGAGGAGTGGTGTGACCTTCTCTGCAGGCAGGCTCATTTAGGATTCGAGAAATGTTACTGTCCTTATCAAGATTGTGGAGAAGTCATTGTTAAAGAGTGTGAAGATGTTGTTGGAAAATCGGAGTGTCCTAACTGCAGAAGATTGATTTGCTTTCAGTGTGGGCTTCCATGGAATGTCTGTGAAGAAAATGGATGTTCAAAGGTGAATGATACTTTGTTCAAAGAACTTGTGGAGCAAAAGCAATGGACTAAATGTCCTAGCTGTAATATGTATGTCGAACGAATTGCAGGCTGCAATCATATGCAATGCAg ATGCAATTTCTGTTTCTGCTACAAATGCGGGAAAAGCCCTACTGCTCAGAGGCGCTGGTGCAGGTGCAAATAA
- the LOC107776844 gene encoding uncharacterized protein LOC107776844 isoform X6 yields MDSADWRTQLLPDSRQRIVNNITETLKRHLSVTREGGVQELKKIAAGFEEKIYTAATSQQDYLRKISLKMLTMETKSQNPMTNSSNAASSGQNAHDPGTAPAGAAVGVLDAADWRIQLLPDSRQSIVNKIQEGVQELMKIAVGFEEKIYTAATSQPDYQRKISLKMLTMETKSQNPMTNSANAASSGQNAHDPGTTPAGTAAGAMDAVDWRTQLLPDSRQRIVNKITETLKRHLPVTGEEGVQELKKIAVRFEEKIYTAAISQPDYLRKISLKMLTMETKSQHPMTNSTNAASSGQNALGPDSCQEREITQGSMKRKRENSGDNVEEHNDQILPTFTCEICTEVVPITMKFNNFHSCNHSFCSKCIERHVEVKIQLRIADIQCPYVDCGKLLDPLVCRTMIPLSIFEEWCDLLCRQAHLGFEKCYCPYQDCGEVIVKECEDVVGKSECPNCRRLICFQCGLPWNVCEENGCSKVNDTLFKELVEQKQWTKCPSCNMYVERIAGCNHMQCRCNFCFCYKCGKSPTAQRRWCRCK; encoded by the exons ATGGACTCTGCTGATTGGCGCACTCAACTTCTACCCGATTCTCGTCAAAGGATTGTCAACAACAT AACCGAGACCTTAAAGAGGCATCTTTCTGTCACTAGGGAAGGAGGAGTTCAGGAGCTCAAGAAAATTGCAGCGGGGTTTGAGGAAAAGATCTATACTGCTGCTACAAGTCAA CAAGATTATCTACGAAAAATATCTCTAAAGATGCTTACTATGGAGACAAAATCTCAAAATCCTATGACCAATTCGAGCAATGCTGCAAGTAGTGGTCAGAATGCCCATGACCCAG GTACCGCCCCAGCTGGAGCTGCAGTCGGAGTTCTGGATGCCGCTGATTGGCGGATTCAACTTCTACCTGATTCTCGTCAAAGCATTGTCAACAAgat ACAAGAAGGAGTTCAGGAGCTTATGAAAATTGCTGTGGGGTTTGAGGAAAAGATCTATACTGCTGCTACAAGTCAG CCAGATTATCAACGGAAAATATCTCTAAAGATGCTGACTATGGAGACAAAATCTCAAAATCCTATGACCAATTCGGCCAATGCTGCAAGTAGTGGTCAGAATGCCCATGACCCAG GTACCACCCCAGCTGGAACTGCAGCCGGAGCTATGGACGCCGTGGATTGGCGGACTCAACTTCTACCTGATTCTCGTCAAAGGATTGTCAACAAgat AACCGAGACCTTAAAACGGCATCTTCCTGTCACTGGAGAAGAAGGAGTTCAGGAGCTCAAGAAAATTGCAGTGAGGTTTGAGGAAAAGATCTATACTGCTGCTATAAGTCAG CCAGATTATCTACGAAAAATATCTCTAAAGATGCTGACTATGGAGACAAAATCTCAACATCCTATGACCAATTCGACCAATGCTGCAAGTAGTGGTCAGAATGCCCTTGGTCCAG ATTCCTGCCAGGAAAGGGAAATTACTCAAGGAAGCAtgaagagaaagagagaaaactcGGGAGATAATGTTGAAGAGCATAATGATCAAATTCTACCAACATTTACATGTGAAATATGCACTGAAGTTGTTCCAATAACCATGAAATTCAACAATTTCCATAGTTGCAATCATTCTTTTTGCTCAAAATGCATAGAGAGGCACGTCGAAGTGAAAATCCAACTAAGGATTGCTGATATACAGTGCCCATATGTAGATTGTGGGAAACTTTTGGACCCTCTAGTATGTAGAACGATGATTCCCTTATCGATTTTCGAGGAGTGGTGTGACCTTCTCTGCAGGCAGGCTCATTTAGGATTCGAGAAATGTTACTGTCCTTATCAAGATTGTGGAGAAGTCATTGTTAAAGAGTGTGAAGATGTTGTTGGAAAATCGGAGTGTCCTAACTGCAGAAGATTGATTTGCTTTCAGTGTGGGCTTCCATGGAATGTCTGTGAAGAAAATGGATGTTCAAAGGTGAATGATACTTTGTTCAAAGAACTTGTGGAGCAAAAGCAATGGACTAAATGTCCTAGCTGTAATATGTATGTCGAACGAATTGCAGGCTGCAATCATATGCAATGCAg ATGCAATTTCTGTTTCTGCTACAAATGCGGGAAAAGCCCTACTGCTCAGAGGCGCTGGTGCAGGTGCAAATAA
- the LOC107776844 gene encoding uncharacterized protein LOC107776844 isoform X5 has translation MDSADWRTQLLPDSRQRIVNNITETLKRHLSVTREGGVQELKKIAAGFEEKIYTAATSQQDYLRKISLKMLTMETKSQNPMTNSSNAASSGQNAHDPGNAYFGSEGTAPAGAAVGVLDAADWRIQLLPDSRQSIVNKIQEGVQELMKIAVGFEEKIYTAATSQPDYQRKISLKMLTMETKSQNPMTNSANAASSGQNAHDPGTTPAGTAAGAMDAVDWRTQLLPDSRQRIVNKITETLKRHLPVTGEEGVQELKKIAVRFEEKIYTAAISQPDYLRKISLKMLTMETKSQHPMTNSTNAASSGQNALGPDSCQEREITQGSMKRKRENSGDNVEEHNDQILPTFTCEICTEVVPITMKFNNFHSCNHSFCSKCIERHVEVKIQLRIADIQCPYVDCGKLLDPLVCRTMIPLSIFEEWCDLLCRQAHLGFEKCYCPYQDCGEVIVKECEDVVGKSECPNCRRLICFQCGLPWNVCEENGCSKVNDTLFKELVEQKQWTKCPSCNMYVERIAGCNHMQCRCNFCFCYKCGKSPTAQRRWCRCK, from the exons ATGGACTCTGCTGATTGGCGCACTCAACTTCTACCCGATTCTCGTCAAAGGATTGTCAACAACAT AACCGAGACCTTAAAGAGGCATCTTTCTGTCACTAGGGAAGGAGGAGTTCAGGAGCTCAAGAAAATTGCAGCGGGGTTTGAGGAAAAGATCTATACTGCTGCTACAAGTCAA CAAGATTATCTACGAAAAATATCTCTAAAGATGCTTACTATGGAGACAAAATCTCAAAATCCTATGACCAATTCGAGCAATGCTGCAAGTAGTGGTCAGAATGCCCATGACCCAG GAAATGCATATTTTGGGAGTGAAGGTACCGCCCCAGCTGGAGCTGCAGTCGGAGTTCTGGATGCCGCTGATTGGCGGATTCAACTTCTACCTGATTCTCGTCAAAGCATTGTCAACAAgat ACAAGAAGGAGTTCAGGAGCTTATGAAAATTGCTGTGGGGTTTGAGGAAAAGATCTATACTGCTGCTACAAGTCAG CCAGATTATCAACGGAAAATATCTCTAAAGATGCTGACTATGGAGACAAAATCTCAAAATCCTATGACCAATTCGGCCAATGCTGCAAGTAGTGGTCAGAATGCCCATGACCCAG GTACCACCCCAGCTGGAACTGCAGCCGGAGCTATGGACGCCGTGGATTGGCGGACTCAACTTCTACCTGATTCTCGTCAAAGGATTGTCAACAAgat AACCGAGACCTTAAAACGGCATCTTCCTGTCACTGGAGAAGAAGGAGTTCAGGAGCTCAAGAAAATTGCAGTGAGGTTTGAGGAAAAGATCTATACTGCTGCTATAAGTCAG CCAGATTATCTACGAAAAATATCTCTAAAGATGCTGACTATGGAGACAAAATCTCAACATCCTATGACCAATTCGACCAATGCTGCAAGTAGTGGTCAGAATGCCCTTGGTCCAG ATTCCTGCCAGGAAAGGGAAATTACTCAAGGAAGCAtgaagagaaagagagaaaactcGGGAGATAATGTTGAAGAGCATAATGATCAAATTCTACCAACATTTACATGTGAAATATGCACTGAAGTTGTTCCAATAACCATGAAATTCAACAATTTCCATAGTTGCAATCATTCTTTTTGCTCAAAATGCATAGAGAGGCACGTCGAAGTGAAAATCCAACTAAGGATTGCTGATATACAGTGCCCATATGTAGATTGTGGGAAACTTTTGGACCCTCTAGTATGTAGAACGATGATTCCCTTATCGATTTTCGAGGAGTGGTGTGACCTTCTCTGCAGGCAGGCTCATTTAGGATTCGAGAAATGTTACTGTCCTTATCAAGATTGTGGAGAAGTCATTGTTAAAGAGTGTGAAGATGTTGTTGGAAAATCGGAGTGTCCTAACTGCAGAAGATTGATTTGCTTTCAGTGTGGGCTTCCATGGAATGTCTGTGAAGAAAATGGATGTTCAAAGGTGAATGATACTTTGTTCAAAGAACTTGTGGAGCAAAAGCAATGGACTAAATGTCCTAGCTGTAATATGTATGTCGAACGAATTGCAGGCTGCAATCATATGCAATGCAg ATGCAATTTCTGTTTCTGCTACAAATGCGGGAAAAGCCCTACTGCTCAGAGGCGCTGGTGCAGGTGCAAATAA
- the LOC107776844 gene encoding uncharacterized protein LOC107776844 isoform X8, whose translation MDSADWRTQLLPDSRQRIVNNITETLKRHLSVTREGGVQELKKIAAGFEEKIYTAATSQQDYLRKISLKMLTMETKSQNPMTNSSNAASSGQNAHDPGNAYFGSEGTAPAGAAVGVLDAADWRIQLLPDSRQSIVNKITETLKRHLSVTRQEGVQELMKIAVGFEEKIYTAATSQPDYQRKISLKMLTMETKSQNPMTNSANAASSGQNAHDPGTTPAGTAAGAMDAVDWRTQLLPDSRQRIVNKITETLKRHLPVTGEEGVQELKKIAVRFEEKIYTAAISQPDYLRKISLKMLTMETKSQHPMTNSTNAASSGQNALGPD comes from the exons ATGGACTCTGCTGATTGGCGCACTCAACTTCTACCCGATTCTCGTCAAAGGATTGTCAACAACAT AACCGAGACCTTAAAGAGGCATCTTTCTGTCACTAGGGAAGGAGGAGTTCAGGAGCTCAAGAAAATTGCAGCGGGGTTTGAGGAAAAGATCTATACTGCTGCTACAAGTCAA CAAGATTATCTACGAAAAATATCTCTAAAGATGCTTACTATGGAGACAAAATCTCAAAATCCTATGACCAATTCGAGCAATGCTGCAAGTAGTGGTCAGAATGCCCATGACCCAG GAAATGCATATTTTGGGAGTGAAGGTACCGCCCCAGCTGGAGCTGCAGTCGGAGTTCTGGATGCCGCTGATTGGCGGATTCAACTTCTACCTGATTCTCGTCAAAGCATTGTCAACAAgat AACCGAGACCTTAAAGAGACATCTTTCTGTCACTAGACAAGAAGGAGTTCAGGAGCTTATGAAAATTGCTGTGGGGTTTGAGGAAAAGATCTATACTGCTGCTACAAGTCAG CCAGATTATCAACGGAAAATATCTCTAAAGATGCTGACTATGGAGACAAAATCTCAAAATCCTATGACCAATTCGGCCAATGCTGCAAGTAGTGGTCAGAATGCCCATGACCCAG GTACCACCCCAGCTGGAACTGCAGCCGGAGCTATGGACGCCGTGGATTGGCGGACTCAACTTCTACCTGATTCTCGTCAAAGGATTGTCAACAAgat AACCGAGACCTTAAAACGGCATCTTCCTGTCACTGGAGAAGAAGGAGTTCAGGAGCTCAAGAAAATTGCAGTGAGGTTTGAGGAAAAGATCTATACTGCTGCTATAAGTCAG CCAGATTATCTACGAAAAATATCTCTAAAGATGCTGACTATGGAGACAAAATCTCAACATCCTATGACCAATTCGACCAATGCTGCAAGTAGTGGTCAGAATGCCCTTGGTCCAG ATTAG
- the LOC107776844 gene encoding uncharacterized protein LOC107776844 isoform X4 gives MDSADWRTQLLPDSRQRIVNNMEGGVQELKKIAAGFEEKIYTAATSQQDYLRKISLKMLTMETKSQNPMTNSSNAASSGQNAHDPGNAYFGSEGTAPAGAAVGVLDAADWRIQLLPDSRQSIVNKITETLKRHLSVTRQEGVQELMKIAVGFEEKIYTAATSQPDYQRKISLKMLTMETKSQNPMTNSANAASSGQNAHDPGTTPAGTAAGAMDAVDWRTQLLPDSRQRIVNKITETLKRHLPVTGEEGVQELKKIAVRFEEKIYTAAISQPDYLRKISLKMLTMETKSQHPMTNSTNAASSGQNALGPDSCQEREITQGSMKRKRENSGDNVEEHNDQILPTFTCEICTEVVPITMKFNNFHSCNHSFCSKCIERHVEVKIQLRIADIQCPYVDCGKLLDPLVCRTMIPLSIFEEWCDLLCRQAHLGFEKCYCPYQDCGEVIVKECEDVVGKSECPNCRRLICFQCGLPWNVCEENGCSKVNDTLFKELVEQKQWTKCPSCNMYVERIAGCNHMQCRCNFCFCYKCGKSPTAQRRWCRCK, from the exons ATGGACTCTGCTGATTGGCGCACTCAACTTCTACCCGATTCTCGTCAAAGGATTGTCAACAACAT GGAAGGAGGAGTTCAGGAGCTCAAGAAAATTGCAGCGGGGTTTGAGGAAAAGATCTATACTGCTGCTACAAGTCAA CAAGATTATCTACGAAAAATATCTCTAAAGATGCTTACTATGGAGACAAAATCTCAAAATCCTATGACCAATTCGAGCAATGCTGCAAGTAGTGGTCAGAATGCCCATGACCCAG GAAATGCATATTTTGGGAGTGAAGGTACCGCCCCAGCTGGAGCTGCAGTCGGAGTTCTGGATGCCGCTGATTGGCGGATTCAACTTCTACCTGATTCTCGTCAAAGCATTGTCAACAAgat AACCGAGACCTTAAAGAGACATCTTTCTGTCACTAGACAAGAAGGAGTTCAGGAGCTTATGAAAATTGCTGTGGGGTTTGAGGAAAAGATCTATACTGCTGCTACAAGTCAG CCAGATTATCAACGGAAAATATCTCTAAAGATGCTGACTATGGAGACAAAATCTCAAAATCCTATGACCAATTCGGCCAATGCTGCAAGTAGTGGTCAGAATGCCCATGACCCAG GTACCACCCCAGCTGGAACTGCAGCCGGAGCTATGGACGCCGTGGATTGGCGGACTCAACTTCTACCTGATTCTCGTCAAAGGATTGTCAACAAgat AACCGAGACCTTAAAACGGCATCTTCCTGTCACTGGAGAAGAAGGAGTTCAGGAGCTCAAGAAAATTGCAGTGAGGTTTGAGGAAAAGATCTATACTGCTGCTATAAGTCAG CCAGATTATCTACGAAAAATATCTCTAAAGATGCTGACTATGGAGACAAAATCTCAACATCCTATGACCAATTCGACCAATGCTGCAAGTAGTGGTCAGAATGCCCTTGGTCCAG ATTCCTGCCAGGAAAGGGAAATTACTCAAGGAAGCAtgaagagaaagagagaaaactcGGGAGATAATGTTGAAGAGCATAATGATCAAATTCTACCAACATTTACATGTGAAATATGCACTGAAGTTGTTCCAATAACCATGAAATTCAACAATTTCCATAGTTGCAATCATTCTTTTTGCTCAAAATGCATAGAGAGGCACGTCGAAGTGAAAATCCAACTAAGGATTGCTGATATACAGTGCCCATATGTAGATTGTGGGAAACTTTTGGACCCTCTAGTATGTAGAACGATGATTCCCTTATCGATTTTCGAGGAGTGGTGTGACCTTCTCTGCAGGCAGGCTCATTTAGGATTCGAGAAATGTTACTGTCCTTATCAAGATTGTGGAGAAGTCATTGTTAAAGAGTGTGAAGATGTTGTTGGAAAATCGGAGTGTCCTAACTGCAGAAGATTGATTTGCTTTCAGTGTGGGCTTCCATGGAATGTCTGTGAAGAAAATGGATGTTCAAAGGTGAATGATACTTTGTTCAAAGAACTTGTGGAGCAAAAGCAATGGACTAAATGTCCTAGCTGTAATATGTATGTCGAACGAATTGCAGGCTGCAATCATATGCAATGCAg ATGCAATTTCTGTTTCTGCTACAAATGCGGGAAAAGCCCTACTGCTCAGAGGCGCTGGTGCAGGTGCAAATAA
- the LOC107776844 gene encoding uncharacterized protein LOC107776844 isoform X1 — translation MDSADWRTQLLPDSRQRIVNNITETLKRHLSVTREGGVQELKKIAAGFEEKIYTAATSQQDYLRKISLKMLTMETKSQNPMTNSSNAASSGQNAHDPGNAYFGSEGTAPAGAAVGVLDAADWRIQLLPDSRQSIVNKITETLKRHLSVTRQEGVQELMKIAVGFEEKIYTAATSQPDYQRKISLKMLTMETKSQNPMTNSANAASSGQNAHDPGTTPAGTAAGAMDAVDWRTQLLPDSRQRIVNKITETLKRHLPVTGEEGVQELKKIAVRFEEKIYTAAISQPDYLRKISLKMLTMETKSQHPMTNSTNAASSGQNALGPDSCQEREITQGSMKRKRENSGDNVEEHNDQILPTFTCEICTEVVPITMKFNNFHSCNHSFCSKCIERHVEVKIQLRIADIQCPYVDCGKLLDPLVCRTMIPLSIFEEWCDLLCRQAHLGFEKCYCPYQDCGEVIVKECEDVVGKSECPNCRRLICFQCGLPWNVCEENGCSKVNDTLFKELVEQKQWTKCPSCNMYVERIAGCNHMQCRCNFCFCYKCGKSPTAQRRWCRCK, via the exons ATGGACTCTGCTGATTGGCGCACTCAACTTCTACCCGATTCTCGTCAAAGGATTGTCAACAACAT AACCGAGACCTTAAAGAGGCATCTTTCTGTCACTAGGGAAGGAGGAGTTCAGGAGCTCAAGAAAATTGCAGCGGGGTTTGAGGAAAAGATCTATACTGCTGCTACAAGTCAA CAAGATTATCTACGAAAAATATCTCTAAAGATGCTTACTATGGAGACAAAATCTCAAAATCCTATGACCAATTCGAGCAATGCTGCAAGTAGTGGTCAGAATGCCCATGACCCAG GAAATGCATATTTTGGGAGTGAAGGTACCGCCCCAGCTGGAGCTGCAGTCGGAGTTCTGGATGCCGCTGATTGGCGGATTCAACTTCTACCTGATTCTCGTCAAAGCATTGTCAACAAgat AACCGAGACCTTAAAGAGACATCTTTCTGTCACTAGACAAGAAGGAGTTCAGGAGCTTATGAAAATTGCTGTGGGGTTTGAGGAAAAGATCTATACTGCTGCTACAAGTCAG CCAGATTATCAACGGAAAATATCTCTAAAGATGCTGACTATGGAGACAAAATCTCAAAATCCTATGACCAATTCGGCCAATGCTGCAAGTAGTGGTCAGAATGCCCATGACCCAG GTACCACCCCAGCTGGAACTGCAGCCGGAGCTATGGACGCCGTGGATTGGCGGACTCAACTTCTACCTGATTCTCGTCAAAGGATTGTCAACAAgat AACCGAGACCTTAAAACGGCATCTTCCTGTCACTGGAGAAGAAGGAGTTCAGGAGCTCAAGAAAATTGCAGTGAGGTTTGAGGAAAAGATCTATACTGCTGCTATAAGTCAG CCAGATTATCTACGAAAAATATCTCTAAAGATGCTGACTATGGAGACAAAATCTCAACATCCTATGACCAATTCGACCAATGCTGCAAGTAGTGGTCAGAATGCCCTTGGTCCAG ATTCCTGCCAGGAAAGGGAAATTACTCAAGGAAGCAtgaagagaaagagagaaaactcGGGAGATAATGTTGAAGAGCATAATGATCAAATTCTACCAACATTTACATGTGAAATATGCACTGAAGTTGTTCCAATAACCATGAAATTCAACAATTTCCATAGTTGCAATCATTCTTTTTGCTCAAAATGCATAGAGAGGCACGTCGAAGTGAAAATCCAACTAAGGATTGCTGATATACAGTGCCCATATGTAGATTGTGGGAAACTTTTGGACCCTCTAGTATGTAGAACGATGATTCCCTTATCGATTTTCGAGGAGTGGTGTGACCTTCTCTGCAGGCAGGCTCATTTAGGATTCGAGAAATGTTACTGTCCTTATCAAGATTGTGGAGAAGTCATTGTTAAAGAGTGTGAAGATGTTGTTGGAAAATCGGAGTGTCCTAACTGCAGAAGATTGATTTGCTTTCAGTGTGGGCTTCCATGGAATGTCTGTGAAGAAAATGGATGTTCAAAGGTGAATGATACTTTGTTCAAAGAACTTGTGGAGCAAAAGCAATGGACTAAATGTCCTAGCTGTAATATGTATGTCGAACGAATTGCAGGCTGCAATCATATGCAATGCAg ATGCAATTTCTGTTTCTGCTACAAATGCGGGAAAAGCCCTACTGCTCAGAGGCGCTGGTGCAGGTGCAAATAA
- the LOC107776844 gene encoding uncharacterized protein LOC107776844 isoform X2: MDSADWRTQLLPDSRQRIVNNITETLKRHLSVTREGGVQELKKIAAGFEEKIYTAATSQQDYLRKISLKMLTMETKSQNPMTNSSNAASSGQNAHDPGTAPAGAAVGVLDAADWRIQLLPDSRQSIVNKITETLKRHLSVTRQEGVQELMKIAVGFEEKIYTAATSQPDYQRKISLKMLTMETKSQNPMTNSANAASSGQNAHDPGTTPAGTAAGAMDAVDWRTQLLPDSRQRIVNKITETLKRHLPVTGEEGVQELKKIAVRFEEKIYTAAISQPDYLRKISLKMLTMETKSQHPMTNSTNAASSGQNALGPDSCQEREITQGSMKRKRENSGDNVEEHNDQILPTFTCEICTEVVPITMKFNNFHSCNHSFCSKCIERHVEVKIQLRIADIQCPYVDCGKLLDPLVCRTMIPLSIFEEWCDLLCRQAHLGFEKCYCPYQDCGEVIVKECEDVVGKSECPNCRRLICFQCGLPWNVCEENGCSKVNDTLFKELVEQKQWTKCPSCNMYVERIAGCNHMQCRCNFCFCYKCGKSPTAQRRWCRCK; this comes from the exons ATGGACTCTGCTGATTGGCGCACTCAACTTCTACCCGATTCTCGTCAAAGGATTGTCAACAACAT AACCGAGACCTTAAAGAGGCATCTTTCTGTCACTAGGGAAGGAGGAGTTCAGGAGCTCAAGAAAATTGCAGCGGGGTTTGAGGAAAAGATCTATACTGCTGCTACAAGTCAA CAAGATTATCTACGAAAAATATCTCTAAAGATGCTTACTATGGAGACAAAATCTCAAAATCCTATGACCAATTCGAGCAATGCTGCAAGTAGTGGTCAGAATGCCCATGACCCAG GTACCGCCCCAGCTGGAGCTGCAGTCGGAGTTCTGGATGCCGCTGATTGGCGGATTCAACTTCTACCTGATTCTCGTCAAAGCATTGTCAACAAgat AACCGAGACCTTAAAGAGACATCTTTCTGTCACTAGACAAGAAGGAGTTCAGGAGCTTATGAAAATTGCTGTGGGGTTTGAGGAAAAGATCTATACTGCTGCTACAAGTCAG CCAGATTATCAACGGAAAATATCTCTAAAGATGCTGACTATGGAGACAAAATCTCAAAATCCTATGACCAATTCGGCCAATGCTGCAAGTAGTGGTCAGAATGCCCATGACCCAG GTACCACCCCAGCTGGAACTGCAGCCGGAGCTATGGACGCCGTGGATTGGCGGACTCAACTTCTACCTGATTCTCGTCAAAGGATTGTCAACAAgat AACCGAGACCTTAAAACGGCATCTTCCTGTCACTGGAGAAGAAGGAGTTCAGGAGCTCAAGAAAATTGCAGTGAGGTTTGAGGAAAAGATCTATACTGCTGCTATAAGTCAG CCAGATTATCTACGAAAAATATCTCTAAAGATGCTGACTATGGAGACAAAATCTCAACATCCTATGACCAATTCGACCAATGCTGCAAGTAGTGGTCAGAATGCCCTTGGTCCAG ATTCCTGCCAGGAAAGGGAAATTACTCAAGGAAGCAtgaagagaaagagagaaaactcGGGAGATAATGTTGAAGAGCATAATGATCAAATTCTACCAACATTTACATGTGAAATATGCACTGAAGTTGTTCCAATAACCATGAAATTCAACAATTTCCATAGTTGCAATCATTCTTTTTGCTCAAAATGCATAGAGAGGCACGTCGAAGTGAAAATCCAACTAAGGATTGCTGATATACAGTGCCCATATGTAGATTGTGGGAAACTTTTGGACCCTCTAGTATGTAGAACGATGATTCCCTTATCGATTTTCGAGGAGTGGTGTGACCTTCTCTGCAGGCAGGCTCATTTAGGATTCGAGAAATGTTACTGTCCTTATCAAGATTGTGGAGAAGTCATTGTTAAAGAGTGTGAAGATGTTGTTGGAAAATCGGAGTGTCCTAACTGCAGAAGATTGATTTGCTTTCAGTGTGGGCTTCCATGGAATGTCTGTGAAGAAAATGGATGTTCAAAGGTGAATGATACTTTGTTCAAAGAACTTGTGGAGCAAAAGCAATGGACTAAATGTCCTAGCTGTAATATGTATGTCGAACGAATTGCAGGCTGCAATCATATGCAATGCAg ATGCAATTTCTGTTTCTGCTACAAATGCGGGAAAAGCCCTACTGCTCAGAGGCGCTGGTGCAGGTGCAAATAA